A section of the Castanea sativa cultivar Marrone di Chiusa Pesio chromosome 12, ASM4071231v1 genome encodes:
- the LOC142620282 gene encoding pectinesterase inhibitor 4-like, whose product MASNNVKSLLSHHFLLINLLSLLFMSLIHNALATTSYSNQTYGAYIKKACNSTTYPQECYKYLLPYAFKIKANPQKLCKVSLSVTLNAVHNASSTVSKLLKQNGLSRIEAATIKDCIVNIKDSLDELKQSLEEMSLLSGLDKEFHIANIKTWLSAALTDENTCTDGFEGEVIDKIVKQKISNIVLKIARLTSNSLSLINSLVI is encoded by the coding sequence atggcATCTAACAATGTTAAAAGTCTACTTTCACACCACTTTCTCTTGATTAATCTTCTCAGTCTTTTATTCATGTCATTGATTCACAATGCCTTAGCCACCACTTCTTATTCCAACCAAACCTATGGAGCTTACATAAAAAAAGCTTGCAATTCAACCACATATCCACAAGAATGCTACAAGTACCTCCTCCCCTATGCCTTCAAAATCAAAGCAAATCCTCAAAAACTTTGCAAAGTCTCCCTCTCTGTAACCCTAAATGCTGTGCACAATGCATCATCCACGGTGTCAAAGCTATTGAAACAAAATGGCTTATCGCGTATCGAAGCTGCAACCATTAAGGACTGCATTGTGAACATCAAGGACTCTCTTGATGAGCTCAAGCAATCTCTGGAAGAAATGAGCCTTCTAAGCGGTTTGGATAAAGAATTTCATATTGCCAACATAAAAACATGGTTGAGTGCTGCCTTAACAGATGAAAATACTTGCACGGATGGTTTTGAAGGTGAAGTCATTGACAAAATTGTGAAGCAAAAGATCAGTAATATTGTATTGAAAATTGCTAGGCTGACTAGCAATTCTTTGAGTCTTATCAACAGCCTCGTGATCTAA
- the LOC142620281 gene encoding 21 kDa protein-like encodes MEAHNFTTPCSYSCHFLSFLLTILLFITTPQICLATTATSSTQTYQIYIKTACNSTLYPQLCYKSLSPYASQIQTNPQTLCTTALTIALNSAKNTSTMVSNISKLAGLSSIEVAVIEDCIDNVKGSISELQDSLNEMGQLSGPDVEFRVASVKTWVSAALTDETTCTDGLSAKNVNNAMVKNTISEYILNLAQLTSNALALINGLKY; translated from the coding sequence ATGGAAGCTCACAATTTCACAACCCCATGTTCATACTCATGccattttctctcatttcttctcACTATCCTCTTATTCATCACAACCCCACAAATATGCTTAGCCACCACCGCTACTTCTTCAACCCAAACATATCAAATTTACATCAAAACAGCATGTAATTCAACACTATACCCACAACTTTGTTACAAGTCTCTCTCCCCCTATGCCTCccaaatccaaacaaacccacaaacactTTGCACCACTGCCCTCACTATAGCCCTAAATTCAGCCAAAAACACATCCACAATGGTATCAAATATCTCTAAACTAGCAGGATTGTCAAGTATTGAAGTGGCTGTAATTGAGGATTGCATTGACAATGTGAAGGGTTCAATATCCGAGCTCCAAGATTCTCTAAATGAGATGGGCCAACTTAGTGGTCCAGATGTGGAATTTCGAGTAGCTAGTGTAAAGACTTGGGTGAGTGCTGCATTAACGGACGAGACTACATGCACTGATGGTTTGAGTGCGAAGAATGTGAATAATGCGATGGTGAAAAACACGATTAGCGAGTATATATTGAATCTTGCCCAGCTGACTAGCAATGCTTTGGCTCTCATCAATGGTCTCAAATACTAA
- the LOC142619054 gene encoding 21 kDa protein-like, translating to MEGSSFKKFVISLLILLVILSNTKPSLASRDLAPKPNTDFINTSCSATIYPRLCFSSLLRHADSIQTSPKVLTATALNVTLAAAKSTSALFLNLSQSHGLKPREIGAMKDCLEVLSDSVYELRESIEEMGKIKGSDFQVIMNDIQTWVSAALTDEDTCTDGFEGKAMNGNLKNDVRKLILNIARMTSNALALINKYASLHG from the coding sequence ATGGAAGGctcatcttttaaaaaatttgtaatctCCCTTCTCATACTACTTGTCATTCTTTCCAACACAAAGCCAAGCTTAGCCTCTAGAGACCTTGCCCCAAAACCCAACACCGATTTTATTAATACATCTTGTAGTGCAACAATTTATCCAAGACTTTGCTTTAGCTCTCTCTTACGCCATGCAGATTCAATCCAGACAAGTCCTAAAGTTCTCACCGCCACGGCTCTCAACGTGACTCTTGCAGCGGCTAAATCAACCTCAGCCCTGTTTCTAAACCTCTCACAAAGCCATGGTTTGAAGCCAAGAGAAATAGGTGCCATGAAGGATTGCCTTGAAGTGTTGAGTGACTCGGTGTATGAGCTTCGAGAGTCTATAGAAGAGATGGGTAAAATCAAAGGCTCCGATTTTCAAGTTATAATGAATGACATACAAACTTGGGTTAGTGCTGCTTTGACGGATGAGGACACTTGCACAGATGGGTTTGAAGGGAAAGCCATGAACGGGAATTTGAAGAATGATGTAAGGAAGTTGATCTTGAACATTGCACGTATGACTAGCAATGCATTGgctttgataaataaatatgctTCCCTTCATGGTTAA